In Bacillus sp. 2205SS5-2, a single genomic region encodes these proteins:
- a CDS encoding flagellar protein FliT, translated as MSAIKECYQLTKKLYDLVKSEGERESKIDHLTSLLDERESILTAIQPPFTGDEKKLGQQIVLMNKVIESEMQSVKTAIDRDRNGLNKKKTSVQKYVNPYESLQYDGMFYDKKK; from the coding sequence ATGAGTGCGATCAAGGAGTGCTATCAGCTCACGAAAAAGCTATATGATCTAGTCAAGTCTGAAGGTGAGCGTGAAAGCAAAATTGATCACCTCACCTCGCTATTGGATGAACGAGAATCTATACTGACAGCCATTCAGCCTCCTTTTACAGGAGATGAAAAAAAGCTCGGTCAACAAATCGTTCTAATGAATAAAGTGATTGAGAGTGAGATGCAGTCTGTCAAAACAGCCATCGACCGCGATCGTAATGGATTAAATAAGAAGAAGACATCCGTGCAAAAGTACGTGAATCCATATGAATCACTTCAATATGATGGGATGTTTTATGATAAAAAGAAATAG
- the hpf gene encoding ribosome hibernation-promoting factor, HPF/YfiA family — protein sequence MLTYNIRGENIEVTPAIREHLEKKVGKLERYFNETPDANVHVNLKVYPDKTTKVEVTIPMPNIVLRAEENHEDMYAGIDLIIDKLERQIRKHKTKINRKMRENGSPKEFFAIMEGAKAAAADEEDEEMEVVRTKQFNLKPMDSEEAILQMNMLGHSFYIYTDAESNATNIVYKRRDGKYGLIETN from the coding sequence ATGTTAACTTATAACATACGTGGCGAGAACATTGAGGTAACTCCAGCAATTAGGGAGCACTTAGAAAAAAAGGTTGGAAAGCTGGAGCGTTATTTTAATGAAACTCCTGATGCCAATGTACACGTGAACTTAAAAGTTTATCCAGACAAAACTACTAAAGTAGAGGTCACGATTCCAATGCCAAACATCGTCCTTCGTGCAGAAGAAAATCATGAAGACATGTACGCAGGAATTGACCTAATCATTGATAAATTAGAGCGACAAATCCGTAAGCATAAAACAAAAATTAACCGTAAAATGCGTGAGAATGGTAGTCCAAAAGAATTTTTTGCTATTATGGAAGGCGCAAAAGCTGCTGCTGCTGACGAAGAAGACGAAGAAATGGAAGTTGTTCGTACAAAGCAGTTTAACTTAAAGCCGATGGATAGTGAAGAGGCGATTCTACAAATGAATATGCTTGGTCACAGCTTCTATATTTACACAGATGCTGAATCTAACGCAACGAACATTGTCTACAAACGCCGTGACGGCAAATACGGTTTAATTGAAACAAATTAA
- a CDS encoding SEC-C metal-binding domain-containing protein: protein MEIGRNEPCPCGSGKKYKKCCGKTGSISVQDLIHTELDTVQMQLIESVYTKINEDMAESYQTYFANHKWFAKDEEIYEMAFTIWSLFLYKNTENQTLANAFIDKYVDNILRPQSQESVAAWKQAPFVAGTVTSISDGFVTVENSLTGEFVTVKESDSDITKNSFLIGVVLSYGETQSLFGQYFIFPGLGEELTAYAKKNVKDKVENHFFEFVAHSFEAYEVSKTVGAKPKIKGKSKFNKVSYETALSSLQTYLEANSEEAEQVEFVSDLLQQYLERAQPSMRNPNVYAAAMVEAVKHYLPKHVNLLQKEIASSFDVSPQSISKKSKEMVEVMDDVLSQKEGLAIQPS from the coding sequence ATGGAAATAGGTAGAAATGAACCATGTCCTTGTGGCAGTGGAAAAAAATACAAAAAATGTTGTGGGAAAACAGGGAGTATCTCCGTTCAGGATCTTATTCATACAGAGCTTGATACGGTGCAAATGCAATTGATAGAGAGTGTTTACACGAAAATTAATGAAGATATGGCTGAGAGCTATCAAACTTATTTTGCTAATCACAAGTGGTTTGCAAAAGATGAAGAAATCTATGAAATGGCTTTTACCATTTGGTCTCTATTTCTTTATAAAAATACAGAAAATCAAACGTTGGCTAACGCGTTTATCGATAAATATGTGGACAATATTCTACGTCCACAATCACAGGAGAGTGTGGCAGCTTGGAAGCAGGCGCCCTTTGTTGCAGGAACAGTGACTAGTATCAGTGATGGATTTGTGACGGTAGAGAACTCACTGACAGGTGAATTTGTTACCGTAAAAGAAAGTGATTCAGATATTACGAAGAATAGCTTTTTAATAGGGGTGGTTCTTTCATACGGAGAAACTCAGTCATTATTTGGGCAATATTTTATTTTCCCTGGATTAGGGGAAGAACTGACCGCTTATGCTAAAAAAAATGTAAAAGATAAGGTAGAGAATCACTTTTTCGAATTCGTCGCTCATTCTTTCGAAGCGTATGAAGTAAGTAAAACGGTCGGTGCGAAGCCAAAGATTAAGGGGAAATCAAAATTTAATAAGGTTTCCTATGAAACGGCCCTTTCTTCCTTGCAAACTTATCTTGAAGCGAACAGCGAAGAAGCAGAACAAGTAGAATTTGTCAGTGACCTTCTTCAACAATATTTAGAACGAGCACAACCATCCATGCGTAATCCGAACGTATACGCAGCAGCAATGGTGGAAGCGGTGAAACATTATTTACCGAAACACGTGAATCTTCTGCAAAAAGAAATTGCATCAAGTTTTGACGTATCCCCACAATCCATTTCGAAAAAAAGCAAAGAAATGGTGGAAGTTATGGATGATGTACTTTCCCAAAAAGAAGGATTGGCGATTCAACCTTCATAA
- the secA gene encoding preprotein translocase subunit SecA — MLGFLNKVFDSNKRELKKAEKFAEEIDVLAADMERLSDEELRGKTVEFKERFQSGETLEDLLVEAFAVVREGARRVLGLYPYSVQLIGGVTLHEGNISEMKTGEGKTLTATMPVYLNALSGKGVHVVTVNEYLASRDAEEMGNLFEFLGLTVGLNLNSLTKEEKREAYLADITYGTNNEFGFDYLRDNMVLYSEHKVQRPLNYAVIDEVDSILIDEARTPLIISGQAARSAQLYVQANAFVRMLSKDSDYTYDEKTKGVLLTEDGISKAEKAFNIENLFDLSHVKLLHHINQALKAHVSMHNDVDYVVQEGEIVIVDSFTGRLMKGRRYSDGLHQAIEAKEGLEVQNESMTMATITFQNYFRMYEKLAGMTGTAKTEEEEFRNIYNMNVIVIPTNKPIVRDDRADLIYASMEGKFRAVVEDIAERFEKGQPVLVGTVAIETSELISKLLTKKGVRHNVLNAKNHGREAEIILDAGQPGAITIATNMAGRGTDIKLGKGVLELGGLAVIGTERHESRRIDNQLRGRSGRQGDPGVTQFYLSMEDELMRRFGSDNMKSMMARLGMEDSQPIQSKMVSRAVESAQKRVEGNNFDSRKQLLQYDDVLRQQREIIYAQRNEVLNSENLRGIVETMLRSVIQRQVDAHASLAEDQEKWNLQGLVDYTAASLLQEGEITIADLTGKNPDEMTEYIFQKVLTRYNEKEEEMSSERMREFERVVLLRAVDTKWIDHIDAMDHLRQGIHLRAYGQNDPLREYQNEGFIMFEAMIEAIEEDSARLAMKAQIRNNLQRQEVAKGQAVNPKEGDGKVKKRQPVRKDEITGRNDPCPCGSGKKYKNCHG, encoded by the coding sequence ATGCTTGGATTTTTAAACAAAGTTTTTGATAGCAATAAACGCGAATTAAAAAAAGCAGAAAAATTTGCCGAGGAAATTGATGTGCTAGCGGCAGACATGGAGCGATTAAGCGATGAAGAGCTACGCGGGAAAACGGTCGAATTTAAAGAGCGTTTCCAAAGTGGCGAAACGTTAGAGGATTTATTAGTCGAAGCGTTTGCGGTTGTCCGTGAAGGGGCCCGTCGTGTTCTTGGTTTATATCCATATTCCGTACAGCTCATTGGTGGGGTTACCCTTCATGAAGGGAATATATCTGAAATGAAAACTGGGGAAGGTAAAACCTTAACGGCAACGATGCCTGTTTATTTGAATGCTCTTTCAGGAAAAGGCGTTCATGTTGTAACCGTGAATGAATATTTAGCCAGTCGTGATGCCGAAGAAATGGGTAATCTCTTTGAATTCCTAGGATTAACGGTAGGGTTGAACTTAAATTCTTTAACTAAAGAGGAAAAGCGAGAAGCTTATTTAGCTGATATTACATATGGAACGAATAATGAATTTGGTTTTGATTATCTTCGCGACAATATGGTTCTCTATAGTGAGCATAAAGTACAGCGTCCACTAAATTATGCAGTGATTGATGAAGTCGATTCCATCTTGATTGATGAAGCGCGTACGCCGCTCATTATTTCAGGGCAAGCCGCTCGTTCGGCACAGTTGTATGTTCAAGCCAATGCGTTTGTGCGGATGTTAAGCAAAGATAGTGATTATACGTATGATGAGAAAACAAAAGGTGTTCTGTTAACAGAAGACGGTATTTCCAAGGCGGAAAAGGCCTTTAATATTGAAAATTTATTTGATCTAAGTCATGTAAAGCTACTTCATCATATAAATCAAGCGTTAAAAGCACATGTCAGCATGCATAATGATGTTGATTATGTTGTGCAAGAGGGCGAAATCGTGATCGTTGATTCATTCACAGGTCGTCTAATGAAGGGACGCCGATACAGTGATGGCCTTCACCAAGCGATTGAAGCAAAAGAAGGCCTTGAAGTACAAAATGAAAGCATGACAATGGCGACGATTACGTTCCAAAACTATTTCCGTATGTATGAAAAGCTGGCAGGCATGACCGGTACGGCAAAGACCGAAGAAGAGGAATTTCGTAATATCTACAATATGAATGTTATTGTGATACCGACGAATAAACCGATTGTTCGTGATGACCGCGCTGATCTGATTTATGCATCGATGGAAGGCAAGTTTCGTGCAGTGGTGGAGGATATTGCCGAACGTTTTGAAAAAGGACAGCCGGTATTAGTCGGAACAGTCGCGATTGAAACGTCTGAACTCATTTCCAAGCTTCTTACGAAAAAAGGTGTTCGACATAATGTATTAAATGCGAAAAATCACGGACGAGAAGCCGAAATTATTTTAGACGCGGGACAGCCTGGAGCCATTACGATAGCGACAAATATGGCGGGTCGTGGAACAGACATTAAACTGGGTAAAGGCGTATTAGAATTAGGCGGTTTAGCTGTTATCGGTACAGAGCGTCATGAGTCTCGCCGAATTGATAATCAGCTTCGTGGTCGTTCAGGTCGTCAAGGGGATCCAGGGGTGACACAATTCTATCTCTCGATGGAGGATGAATTGATGCGCCGATTTGGTTCGGATAATATGAAATCGATGATGGCACGCTTAGGGATGGAAGATTCCCAACCGATCCAAAGTAAAATGGTTAGTCGTGCGGTTGAAAGTGCGCAGAAGCGAGTAGAGGGAAATAACTTTGATTCTCGTAAACAACTGCTTCAATACGATGATGTTTTACGTCAGCAACGTGAGATTATCTATGCACAACGGAACGAGGTCTTAAATTCAGAAAATCTACGTGGAATCGTGGAAACGATGCTACGCTCCGTGATCCAAAGACAGGTTGATGCTCATGCATCACTAGCTGAAGATCAGGAAAAATGGAATCTACAAGGATTAGTAGATTATACAGCCGCGAGTCTCCTTCAAGAAGGCGAGATTACGATTGCTGATTTAACGGGGAAAAATCCAGATGAGATGACGGAATATATTTTCCAAAAAGTACTCACTCGCTATAACGAGAAAGAAGAAGAGATGTCTTCTGAGCGCATGCGTGAGTTTGAACGAGTTGTACTACTTCGAGCTGTAGATACGAAATGGATTGATCATATTGATGCGATGGATCACCTTCGTCAAGGAATTCACTTGCGCGCTTACGGTCAAAATGATCCACTTCGCGAGTATCAAAATGAGGGCTTCATCATGTTTGAAGCGATGATTGAAGCAATTGAAGAAGATTCAGCGAGATTGGCTATGAAAGCTCAGATTCGTAACAACCTCCAACGTCAAGAAGTGGCTAAAGGTCAAGCAGTTAACCCTAAAGAAGGCGATGGAAAAGTCAAAAAACGCCAGCCAGTTCGTAAAGATGAAATCACCGGCCGTAACGATCCATGCCCATGCGGTAGTGGGAAAAAATATAAAAACTGTCACGGATAA
- the prfB gene encoding peptide chain release factor 2 (programmed frameshift) encodes MELAEMRAELENTAKKLADFRGSLDLENKEARIAELDEEMVDPNFWNDQQAAQGVINEVNGLKELVNEYNELQETHENLEVTYELVKEEDDAELQAELESELVELVERLSTFELQLLLSEQYDKNNAILELHPGAGGTESQDWGSMLLRMYTRWAEKRGFKVETLDYLPGDEAGIKSVTLLIKGHNAYGYLKAEKGVHRLVRISPFDSSGRRHTSFASCEVVPEFNDEIEIDIRTEDLKIDTYRASGAGGQHINTTDSAVRITHLPTNIVVTCQSERSQIKNRDHAMKMLKAKLYQKKIEEQQEQLLEIRGEQKEIGWGSQIRSYVFHPYSMVKDHRTNAEMGNVHAVMDGDLDLFINSYLRSRIN; translated from the exons ATGGAACTAGCAGAAATGAGAGCAGAATTAGAAAATACAGCAAAAAAATTAGCGGACTTTAGGGGGTCTCTT GACCTCGAAAACAAAGAAGCTCGAATTGCTGAATTAGATGAAGAAATGGTTGATCCAAATTTTTGGAACGATCAACAAGCCGCTCAAGGTGTTATTAATGAGGTGAACGGGCTTAAGGAACTCGTAAATGAGTACAATGAGTTGCAAGAAACACATGAAAACCTAGAAGTAACATACGAACTTGTAAAAGAAGAAGACGATGCCGAATTACAAGCGGAGCTTGAATCGGAGTTGGTAGAGTTAGTAGAACGATTGAGTACCTTTGAGCTACAGCTTCTCTTAAGTGAACAGTATGATAAAAATAACGCCATTTTAGAACTTCATCCTGGTGCAGGCGGGACAGAGTCTCAAGATTGGGGTTCCATGCTACTGCGAATGTATACGCGTTGGGCAGAGAAACGGGGCTTTAAGGTGGAAACGTTGGATTATCTTCCAGGGGATGAGGCGGGCATCAAAAGTGTGACGCTTCTTATTAAGGGGCATAACGCTTACGGCTATTTAAAAGCGGAAAAAGGGGTCCATCGTCTCGTGCGGATTTCGCCGTTTGACTCATCGGGTCGCCGTCATACGTCTTTTGCTTCATGTGAAGTTGTGCCGGAATTTAATGATGAAATTGAAATTGATATTCGAACCGAAGATTTGAAAATTGACACCTATCGTGCGAGTGGGGCAGGAGGACAGCATATCAATACGACTGATTCAGCGGTCCGTATTACGCATCTTCCAACAAATATAGTTGTGACGTGTCAATCGGAGCGCTCACAAATAAAAAACCGCGATCATGCGATGAAGATGTTAAAAGCAAAGTTGTACCAAAAGAAAATCGAGGAGCAGCAAGAACAGCTTCTTGAAATTCGTGGGGAACAAAAAGAAATCGGTTGGGGAAGCCAAATTCGTTCGTATGTATTTCATCCCTATTCAATGGTAAAGGACCACCGGACGAATGCCGAAATGGGAAATGTCCATGCGGTAATGGACGGTGATCTTGACTTGTTTATTAATTCGTATTTGCGTTCACGAATTAACTAA
- a CDS encoding YitT family protein, with product MVKSNKRRRGEPANPFLDKLFEYLAVISGSVIVAITFNVFLLPNEVASGGVSGISTILKGLLNWEPAYVQWALNIPLFIAGLIFLGFQFGIKTAVGTIFLPLVVFLTKDWDPWTLDPLLGALFGGIGVGLGLGIVFRGKASTGGTDLAAQIINKYTGLSLGTCVALIDGLIVLSAALVFDIERGLYAMIGLYVTSKTIDLVQVGIGRSKMTLIITNRQEEIRDGILNKIDRGVTKLSAYGGYTDDERPILMCVVDQTEFTKLKQLVKSIDPTAFIVVTDSSEVVGEGFKRV from the coding sequence ATGGTGAAGAGTAATAAGCGAAGACGCGGAGAGCCCGCAAATCCGTTTTTAGATAAATTATTTGAATATTTGGCCGTGATCAGTGGTTCGGTAATTGTCGCGATTACGTTTAATGTTTTTTTATTACCAAATGAGGTGGCGTCAGGCGGAGTAAGCGGTATTTCTACGATTTTAAAGGGACTACTGAATTGGGAGCCAGCTTACGTTCAATGGGCGTTAAATATCCCCCTCTTTATTGCCGGTCTTATTTTTCTTGGATTTCAATTTGGTATTAAAACAGCGGTCGGTACAATATTTTTACCTCTTGTTGTTTTTTTAACTAAAGATTGGGACCCTTGGACATTAGATCCTCTACTAGGGGCGCTTTTTGGAGGGATTGGGGTTGGCCTTGGTCTTGGGATTGTGTTCAGAGGAAAAGCTTCGACAGGTGGAACGGACTTAGCTGCACAAATTATTAATAAATACACGGGTTTATCGCTAGGTACTTGTGTCGCATTAATCGATGGATTAATTGTGTTGTCAGCTGCACTTGTTTTTGATATCGAAAGAGGCTTATATGCGATGATAGGCTTGTACGTGACAAGCAAAACGATTGATTTAGTACAAGTGGGCATCGGTCGTTCCAAAATGACGTTAATCATCACTAATCGTCAAGAGGAAATTCGTGATGGTATTTTGAATAAAATTGACCGTGGTGTGACAAAACTATCAGCATACGGTGGTTATACCGATGATGAACGACCGATTTTAATGTGTGTCGTCGATCAGACGGAATTCACAAAATTGAAACAACTAGTCAAAAGCATTGATCCAACGGCTTTTATCGTCGTTACAGACTCTTCGGAAGTTGTCGGCGAGGGTTTCAAACGGGTGTAA
- the cccB gene encoding cytochrome c551: MKKKLFALMLGTSLVLAACGGDDGTTGTETDKNETTEETTDSTVATNVDVEKIVDQKCASCHGGNLEGGFGPKLDNIGSSLSKEEILSIINNGEGQMPKEIIKGEEAEAVAEWLANKK, encoded by the coding sequence ATGAAGAAAAAACTTTTTGCATTAATGCTTGGAACTTCACTCGTGCTGGCTGCATGTGGTGGTGATGATGGAACAACAGGTACGGAAACAGACAAAAACGAAACAACAGAAGAAACGACAGATTCAACCGTTGCCACAAACGTCGATGTTGAAAAAATCGTCGATCAAAAATGTGCATCTTGTCATGGTGGAAACCTGGAAGGTGGATTTGGGCCAAAACTTGATAACATCGGATCTTCACTTAGTAAAGAGGAAATCTTAAGCATTATTAATAATGGCGAAGGCCAAATGCCAAAAGAAATCATCAAGGGCGAAGAAGCAGAAGCTGTCGCAGAATGGTTAGCAAACAAAAAGTAA
- the ftsE gene encoding cell division ATP-binding protein FtsE, with protein sequence MIKMNKVYKEYRNGIIAANGIDIEIKQGEFIYVVGPSGAGKSTFIKLMYREEKPTSGEVIINGIDTGTLKNHRVPYLRRSMGVVFQDFKLLPSLTVYENVAFALEVIEESSSVIKKKVLEVLELVGLKHKARMLPNELSGGEQQRVSIARSIVNTPKLVIADEPTGNLDPETSWEIMNLFEEINTRGTTIIMATHNREIVNAIRHRVIAIENGRIVRDEQRGDYGYEN encoded by the coding sequence ATGATTAAAATGAACAAAGTGTATAAAGAATATCGAAATGGCATTATTGCAGCCAATGGAATTGATATTGAAATAAAGCAAGGTGAGTTTATTTATGTGGTAGGGCCTAGTGGTGCCGGTAAATCTACCTTTATAAAATTGATGTATCGTGAAGAGAAACCGACTTCGGGTGAAGTTATTATTAATGGAATAGACACGGGAACTTTGAAAAATCATCGTGTTCCATACTTGAGACGAAGTATGGGTGTTGTATTCCAAGACTTTAAATTGCTTCCTTCGTTAACAGTCTATGAAAATGTTGCATTTGCTTTGGAAGTAATCGAGGAATCGTCTTCGGTTATAAAAAAGAAAGTACTAGAAGTATTAGAATTAGTTGGCTTAAAGCATAAAGCTAGAATGTTACCAAATGAGCTTTCAGGTGGAGAACAACAGCGTGTTTCGATTGCCCGTTCGATTGTTAACACTCCAAAGCTAGTGATTGCTGATGAACCGACAGGAAACTTAGATCCGGAAACTTCTTGGGAAATTATGAACCTTTTTGAAGAAATCAATACGCGAGGAACGACGATCATTATGGCAACCCATAATCGTGAAATTGTAAATGCTATTCGTCATCGAGTCATCGCAATTGAAAATGGCAGAATCGTTCGAGACGAACAACGAGGTGATTACGGCTATGAAAATTAA
- the ftsX gene encoding permease-like cell division protein FtsX: MKINTILRHFRESLKNIVRNSWMTFASASAVTVTLLLVGVFVVLMLNMNKIASDIENDVEIKVYLTLEADQEAIQLAQEKITRLAGVENVEFSSKESELKNLIDDVGDEFGIFEQENPLYNAFIVKAETPQDTRNITSQIKKLENVQDAVYGESKIEKLFTFFKISRNVGLVLIIGLLFTAMFLISNTIKITIVARRREIEIMKLVGATNWFVRWPFILEGLWLGILGSIIPIVLVSSGYYYAYDYIEPKLQNYFFSLLEMTPFIYQVNILILLMGCLIGVWGSMMSVRKFLKI; encoded by the coding sequence ATGAAAATTAATACCATTCTACGGCACTTTCGCGAGAGCTTAAAAAATATCGTTCGGAATAGTTGGATGACATTCGCTTCCGCAAGTGCTGTAACTGTGACGCTATTACTTGTTGGCGTCTTTGTTGTTCTCATGCTAAATATGAATAAAATTGCTTCAGATATTGAGAATGATGTTGAAATTAAAGTGTATCTTACCCTAGAGGCCGATCAGGAAGCCATCCAATTAGCCCAAGAAAAGATTACGAGGCTAGCGGGTGTTGAAAACGTTGAATTCTCATCTAAAGAGAGCGAACTGAAAAACCTGATCGATGATGTTGGAGACGAATTTGGGATTTTTGAACAAGAAAACCCTTTATATAACGCTTTTATTGTGAAAGCAGAAACACCGCAAGACACAAGAAACATTACCAGCCAAATAAAAAAACTAGAGAATGTTCAAGACGCGGTCTATGGAGAATCTAAAATTGAAAAACTGTTTACGTTCTTCAAAATTAGCCGGAATGTCGGCTTAGTACTAATAATTGGTTTATTATTTACAGCGATGTTTTTAATTTCTAATACGATAAAAATTACGATAGTTGCTCGTCGTCGTGAAATAGAAATTATGAAACTAGTTGGCGCAACGAATTGGTTTGTCCGTTGGCCGTTTATATTAGAAGGACTATGGCTTGGAATTCTTGGATCGATTATACCAATTGTTCTTGTATCATCCGGTTATTACTATGCTTATGACTATATTGAACCAAAACTACAAAACTATTTTTTCTCACTATTAGAGATGACTCCGTTTATTTATCAAGTCAATATTCTGATTCTATTAATGGGCTGTTTAATTGGTGTCTGGGGAAGTATGATGTCTGTTCGTAAATTCTTAAAAATATAG
- a CDS encoding murein hydrolase activator EnvC family protein gives MNKKSLMALSVAGMLIVGSFPSAGFAESVDKLKQEKNQIEQEKEAVEGDISQKQNEIEENIGKQMNIKTQIASLDKEITDANTKIQEKTVEIDKTNAEIDALKLEIEELIKKIEERNELLEERARTVQQKGGSASYIDVLLGAKSFSDFISRVSAVNTIVSADKSILDDQKRDKEALETKQKEVEEKLESLTEAKNKLESLKAELNGKKAEKDKLLNQLESEQSNLEIEKEELHDHAAELHEMSQGLENEIRAAEAEAIQIAKIKAEEERQRRAAEAEAARAAESSENSGGGGSSTPAPAPKPTPSYSDWTRPASGYISTEYGYDILNGKTRFHYGMDIAAKGYVPVYAAANGVVSKSYYSSSYGNVVYISHDINGRTITTVYAHLSSRAVANLQYVTKGQQIGVMGNTGYSYGQHLHFEVHEGGWNGSKSNAVNPRRYINF, from the coding sequence GTGAATAAAAAGTCACTAATGGCCTTATCGGTAGCTGGGATGTTGATAGTAGGAAGCTTCCCAAGCGCTGGTTTTGCAGAATCGGTCGATAAATTAAAACAAGAAAAAAATCAAATTGAGCAAGAAAAAGAAGCAGTTGAAGGTGATATATCCCAAAAACAAAACGAAATAGAAGAAAATATTGGGAAGCAAATGAACATCAAAACCCAAATTGCTAGTTTAGACAAAGAGATTACGGATGCGAACACTAAAATCCAAGAAAAAACGGTTGAAATAGACAAAACCAATGCTGAAATTGACGCCTTAAAGCTAGAAATAGAAGAACTTATTAAAAAAATAGAAGAACGAAATGAACTTTTAGAGGAACGGGCAAGAACCGTTCAACAAAAAGGTGGAAGTGCAAGTTACATAGATGTACTTCTTGGAGCAAAAAGCTTTTCAGATTTTATCTCTCGAGTTTCCGCCGTCAACACGATTGTGAGTGCGGATAAAAGCATTTTAGATGACCAGAAAAGAGATAAAGAGGCTTTAGAGACTAAGCAAAAAGAAGTAGAAGAGAAGCTTGAAAGTTTAACAGAGGCAAAGAATAAACTAGAAAGTTTGAAAGCTGAATTAAACGGCAAGAAAGCTGAAAAGGACAAGCTTTTAAATCAGCTAGAAAGCGAGCAGTCGAATCTTGAAATAGAAAAAGAAGAGTTGCATGATCATGCAGCTGAATTGCATGAAATGAGTCAAGGTCTCGAAAATGAAATTCGGGCTGCTGAAGCCGAAGCCATTCAGATTGCGAAAATTAAAGCAGAAGAAGAGCGACAAAGAAGAGCTGCCGAAGCTGAAGCAGCCCGTGCTGCAGAGTCATCTGAAAATAGTGGAGGTGGAGGTTCATCTACGCCTGCACCAGCGCCGAAACCCACCCCATCATATAGTGATTGGACAAGACCAGCTAGTGGGTATATCTCCACTGAATATGGCTATGACATCTTAAATGGAAAAACTCGTTTCCATTACGGAATGGATATTGCTGCAAAAGGATATGTACCTGTTTATGCAGCAGCAAATGGGGTTGTTTCTAAAAGCTATTACAGCTCTAGTTATGGAAATGTTGTCTATATTTCGCATGACATTAATGGTCGAACAATCACAACCGTTTATGCCCATTTATCATCAAGAGCGGTAGCTAATTTGCAATACGTAACGAAGGGTCAACAAATTGGTGTAATGGGTAATACCGGTTATTCCTATGGTCAACATTTACACTTTGAAGTTCATGAAGGCGGTTGGAATGGAAGCAAATCCAACGCAGTCAACCCTCGTCGATATATAAATTTCTAA
- a CDS encoding peroxiredoxin family protein: MKKKIFFGLFLLLLMLILVLNIWNTDDNSEKEVWAQSEIGIEKGDAPPNFTLSTLDGKSINLSDLKGKKVVLNFWATWCSPCKAEMPHMQNYYEENQDEQNVEILAVNLTKQDRGLKALQEFVEEYELTFPVLLDETGQVGEEYKVLAIPTTYFISTNGIIYEKRIGPMNEEMLEAIVEEMS; the protein is encoded by the coding sequence ATGAAGAAAAAAATATTTTTTGGTCTGTTTCTACTTCTTCTTATGCTTATTTTAGTGCTTAATATTTGGAATACAGACGACAATTCAGAAAAAGAGGTTTGGGCACAGTCAGAAATAGGAATAGAAAAGGGAGATGCTCCACCTAATTTCACCTTATCAACGTTAGACGGTAAATCCATCAATCTATCCGACCTAAAAGGGAAAAAAGTAGTGCTGAATTTCTGGGCTACTTGGTGTTCTCCGTGTAAAGCAGAGATGCCTCATATGCAAAATTATTATGAAGAAAATCAAGATGAACAAAATGTAGAAATTTTAGCTGTGAATTTGACGAAACAGGATCGAGGTTTAAAAGCGCTTCAAGAATTTGTAGAAGAGTATGAGCTTACTTTCCCTGTTCTTTTAGACGAAACAGGACAAGTAGGGGAAGAGTATAAGGTGTTGGCTATTCCAACGACCTATTTTATTTCAACAAACGGAATCATTTATGAGAAGCGAATTGGTCCGATGAACGAAGAAATGCTCGAGGCAATCGTTGAAGAAATGTCGTAG
- a CDS encoding DUF302 domain-containing protein — protein MLWKLDLRGILEEKGLDFAEEVVILKVCNPLEAKKVLEQSMLVSYFLPCKVTVYSEKSLTKIDMAR, from the coding sequence TTGCTCTGGAAATTAGATCTAAGGGGAATACTAGAAGAAAAAGGATTAGACTTTGCAGAAGAAGTAGTCATTTTAAAAGTATGTAATCCACTTGAAGCGAAAAAAGTGCTTGAACAAAGCATGTTAGTTAGCTATTTTCTTCCGTGTAAAGTCACAGTCTATAGTGAAAAAAGTCTAACGAAAATTGATATGGCACGATAA